One window of the Labilibaculum sp. genome contains the following:
- a CDS encoding glycoside hydrolase family 97 catalytic domain-containing protein, whose translation MKFFFISILLCVWSTAILSQVASVTSPNKQINVVVNAPNEFVSDTWFLQVNYDSNGSTQIIPKINLGLVRSDQNFSKDLQFLKTGKARLITENYSTLHGKRSKCTNSVNEITVSFQNPGKAKLNLIIRAYNDGIAFRYEFPEKNGTYLVKDELTAYFIPDSTKRWLEKYNPANEGLYSEMVDGNIQKDWCYPALFNTADKKCWFLIHEADLNRNYCGSKLTNYGDKNSYKITFPDQWNGRGTGETQPTVTLPWQSPWRVIIMGSLSDIVESTLVNDVSTPSVIKDTEWIKPGVASWNYWSDNHGTKDFKTVCKFADLAVAFNWPYTLLDWEWDAMGNGGQLEDALKYIHSIGVKPLMWYNSGGEHTWVGATPKDRMLTHENRMEEFAKLKKLGVVGVKVDFFESEKQNMINYYLDILEDAAQFEIMVYFHGCLVPRGWARTYPNLMTYEGVRGAEWYNNGPEFTTTAPKHNSILPFTRNVVGSMDYTPVTFTNSQYPHITSYGHELALSVLFESGIQHMADRPEGYYELPDAAKSFLRTIPNIWDNTKLLDGYPGQYVVMARQKGNSWYIGGISGMQKERVQKLDFSFLPENIKYKLTLISDGRHDKDFAVKYMVVDKTSTADVKLLRRGGFAAVLNQVK comes from the coding sequence ATGAAATTCTTTTTTATTTCAATATTATTATGTGTGTGGAGTACTGCAATATTATCTCAAGTTGCATCCGTAACCTCACCAAACAAACAAATAAATGTTGTGGTGAATGCTCCAAATGAGTTTGTGTCAGATACATGGTTCTTACAAGTAAATTATGATAGTAATGGATCAACACAGATTATTCCTAAAATAAATCTTGGATTGGTGCGTAGTGACCAGAATTTTAGTAAGGATTTACAATTTCTTAAAACAGGAAAAGCCCGATTAATAACCGAGAACTATTCAACTCTACATGGCAAGCGTTCTAAATGCACAAATTCTGTTAACGAAATAACTGTTTCATTTCAAAATCCCGGGAAGGCAAAATTAAATCTAATTATCAGGGCTTATAATGATGGGATTGCTTTTCGGTACGAATTTCCTGAAAAAAATGGGACATACTTGGTAAAAGATGAGTTAACAGCTTATTTTATTCCTGATAGTACAAAAAGATGGCTCGAAAAATATAATCCTGCAAATGAGGGGCTCTACTCTGAAATGGTAGATGGTAATATTCAAAAGGATTGGTGTTATCCGGCACTTTTTAATACAGCCGATAAAAAGTGTTGGTTTTTAATTCATGAAGCTGATTTAAACCGAAATTATTGTGGCTCAAAACTCACGAACTATGGTGATAAAAATAGCTATAAAATAACCTTTCCCGATCAGTGGAATGGTAGAGGTACCGGTGAAACACAGCCAACAGTAACACTGCCTTGGCAATCTCCTTGGAGGGTCATTATTATGGGTAGCCTTTCCGATATAGTTGAATCTACTTTGGTAAATGATGTGTCAACACCATCTGTCATTAAAGATACGGAGTGGATTAAGCCGGGTGTTGCTTCGTGGAATTATTGGTCCGATAATCATGGCACAAAAGACTTTAAAACAGTTTGCAAATTTGCCGATTTGGCTGTTGCTTTTAATTGGCCATACACTTTACTCGATTGGGAATGGGATGCTATGGGTAACGGCGGGCAATTGGAAGATGCTTTAAAATACATTCATTCTATAGGTGTTAAGCCATTGATGTGGTACAACTCGGGTGGCGAACACACATGGGTTGGCGCTACACCAAAAGACAGGATGTTGACTCATGAAAACCGTATGGAAGAGTTTGCCAAGTTAAAGAAGTTGGGCGTAGTTGGGGTGAAAGTTGATTTTTTCGAGAGCGAAAAACAAAATATGATAAACTATTATCTGGATATTTTGGAGGATGCAGCTCAATTTGAGATAATGGTCTATTTTCATGGCTGTTTAGTGCCACGAGGTTGGGCACGTACTTATCCTAATTTGATGACATACGAAGGTGTGCGCGGGGCTGAATGGTATAATAATGGGCCGGAATTTACGACTACTGCACCAAAACATAATTCCATATTGCCTTTTACCCGAAATGTTGTTGGAAGTATGGACTATACACCGGTTACATTTACCAATTCTCAGTATCCACATATAACTTCCTATGGACATGAACTGGCATTGAGTGTTTTATTTGAATCTGGTATCCAGCATATGGCCGACCGCCCCGAAGGATATTATGAACTGCCAGATGCTGCCAAAAGCTTCTTAAGAACAATACCAAATATTTGGGATAATACAAAATTGTTGGATGGTTATCCCGGCCAATACGTGGTAATGGCCCGCCAAAAAGGAAACAGCTGGTATATAGGTGGTATTTCAGGGATGCAAAAAGAGAGGGTTCAAAAGCTCGATTTTAGTTTTTTACCTGAA